The Oncorhynchus tshawytscha isolate Ot180627B linkage group LG18, Otsh_v2.0, whole genome shotgun sequence genome has a window encoding:
- the LOC112217640 gene encoding uncharacterized protein LOC112217640 isoform X4: MSQARTMSLEKPNRSLSPDAACALTKWRTATFFTILTGNTLPTHEEINRCLTTKGLTVVTSLEESDVILAFCPIVSRAGTDIEAALEQIPAGKPVILVVLHHTLDPDYTVPNSSRLVTRGDEILTVDCLFHENQGLLECPRNEEAILKILDRTKIQPKNDEVWELIREEEASDAPEQENLEARTMSLEEQIRGLSPVAASALARARIKEDIDIQELTRDDLNELLPGLEHFKLRKKISELLTQSKQDTDKPIDFILNEIRKFLLAVVMKNALVPEGVLHGYVPILKDLKKQLAKAVHFIQEHIELLESYNKEEPMEAEGNVVFPSADSATAGNQLSNVAALGAVDPKRPRTDLPTSDSSSSVPGNIQAPKEKEGKEPGSWNFFSRSVTKHLPEVKVYSQVCGKTLNAHLALMKQVEDLGLKRKETSVEDCQVIMVFCPVVSRVGTDIEAAMSQVPGNTDAILVVMHHTFDRYFVTEQRSASHYNNVVEKVHVLFHDSVGLLHCKTNDIAVTLIHKALLKYNSSP, translated from the exons ATGAGTCAG GCAAGGACAATGAGTTTGGAAAAGCCAAACAGGAGCCTCTCACCAGATGCAGCATGTGCCCTTACAA AGTGGAGGACGGCGACATTCTTCACCATTCTGACTGGGAATACTCTGCCGACTCATGAGGAAATCAATCGCTGTCTCACTACAAAAGGTTTAACTGTAGTGACGTCACTAGAGGAGAGTGATGTCATCCTGGCTTTCTGTCCCATTGTCTCTCGTGCTGGGACTGATATTGAAGCAGCACTGGAGCAGATTCCAG CTGGTAAACCTGTCATCCTGGTAGTGCTGCATCACACCTTAGATCCAGACTACACTGTACCTAACAGTAGCAGACTAGTGACCAGAGGTGATGAAATACTCACAGTGGACTGTCTCTTCCATGAGAACCAGGGACTACTGGAGTGTCCTCGCAATGAAGAAGCAATTCTAAAGATTCTGGACAGGACAAAAATACAGCCAAAG AATGATGAGGTCTGGGAACTAATCAGAGAAGAAGAAGCCAGTGATGCCCCTGAGCAGGAAAACCTAGAG GCAAGGACAATGAGTTTGGAAGAGCAAATCAGGGGCCTCTCACCAGTTGCAGCATCTGCCCTTGCAA GAGCTAGAATTAAAGAGGACATTGATATTCAAGAGTTAACAAGAGATGATCTGAACGAACTTCTGCCAGGCCTTGAGCATTTCAAACTTAGGAAGAAGATCAGTGAACTTCTAACCCAATCTAAACAG GACACAGATAAACCTATCGATTTCATTCTTAACGAGATTAGGAAATTCCTTCTAGCTGTTGTCATGAAGA ATGCACTTGTTCCTGAGGGAGTGTTACATGGCTACGTCCCTATTCTTAAAGATTTGAAGAAGCAGCTGGCCAAAGCCGTGCACTTCATTCAGGAACACATTGAACTGCTTGAGAGCTACAATAAAGAAGAGCCCATGGAGGCTGAGGGCAATGTTGTGTTCCCATCAGCTGACTCTGCTACAGCAGGAAACCAGCTATCCAATGTTGCAG CCTTAGGTGCTGTAGACCCCAAACGACCAAGAACAGATCTACCCACCAGTG ATAGTTCCTCATCAGTACCTGGTAACATCCAGGCCCCAAAAGAAAAGGAAGGAAAAGAACCTGGAAGTTGGAATTTTTTCAGCAGATCTGTAACAAAACATTTGCCGG AAGTTAAAGTCTATTCCCAAGTGTGTGGAAAAACCCTGAACGCTCACCTTGCACTCATGAAACAAGTGGAGGATCTGGGACTTAAACGAAAGGAGACCAGTGTAGAGGACTGCCAAGTCATAATGGTCTTCTGTCCTGTTGTATCTCGTGTGGGAACTGACATTGAGGCTGCCATGAGCCAAGTTCCAG GTAACACAGATGCCATTCTAGTGGTGATGCACCATACCTTTGATCGCTACTTTGTCACAGAGCAGAGATCTGCATCTCACTACAACAACGTAGTAGAGAAAGTTCATGTTCTCTTCCATGACTCTGTGGGACTTCTGCATTGTAAAACAAATGATATTGCAGTGACTCTCATACATAAGGCCTTACTGAAATACAACAGCAGTCCTTAG
- the LOC112217640 gene encoding uncharacterized protein LOC112217640 isoform X1 — MSQARTMSLEKPNRSLSPDAACALTKWRTATFFTILTGNTLPTHEEINRCLTTKGLTVVTSLEESDVILAFCPIVSRAGTDIEAALEQIPAGKPVILVVLHHTLDPDYTVPNSSRLVTRGDEILTVDCLFHENQGLLECPRNEEAILKILDRTKIQPKNDEVWELIREEEASDAPEQENLEARTMSLEEQIRGLSPVAASALARARIKEDIDIQELTRDDLNELLPGLEHFKLRKKISELLTQSKQDTDKPIDFILNEIRKFLLAVVMKNALVPEGVLHGYVPILKDLKKQLAKAVHFIQEHIELLESYNKEEPMEAEGNVVFPSADSATAGNQLSNVAVHKQSVEGASERPALGAVDPKRPRTDLPTSDSSSSVPGNIQAPKEKEGKEPGSWNFFSRSVTKHLPEVKVYSQVCGKTLNAHLALMKQVEDLGLKRKETSVEDCQVIMVFCPVVSRVGTDIEAAMSQVPGNTDAILVVMHHTFDRYFVTEQRSASHYNNVVEKVHVLFHDSVGLLHCKTNDIAVTLIHKALLKYNSSP, encoded by the exons ATGAGTCAG GCAAGGACAATGAGTTTGGAAAAGCCAAACAGGAGCCTCTCACCAGATGCAGCATGTGCCCTTACAA AGTGGAGGACGGCGACATTCTTCACCATTCTGACTGGGAATACTCTGCCGACTCATGAGGAAATCAATCGCTGTCTCACTACAAAAGGTTTAACTGTAGTGACGTCACTAGAGGAGAGTGATGTCATCCTGGCTTTCTGTCCCATTGTCTCTCGTGCTGGGACTGATATTGAAGCAGCACTGGAGCAGATTCCAG CTGGTAAACCTGTCATCCTGGTAGTGCTGCATCACACCTTAGATCCAGACTACACTGTACCTAACAGTAGCAGACTAGTGACCAGAGGTGATGAAATACTCACAGTGGACTGTCTCTTCCATGAGAACCAGGGACTACTGGAGTGTCCTCGCAATGAAGAAGCAATTCTAAAGATTCTGGACAGGACAAAAATACAGCCAAAG AATGATGAGGTCTGGGAACTAATCAGAGAAGAAGAAGCCAGTGATGCCCCTGAGCAGGAAAACCTAGAG GCAAGGACAATGAGTTTGGAAGAGCAAATCAGGGGCCTCTCACCAGTTGCAGCATCTGCCCTTGCAA GAGCTAGAATTAAAGAGGACATTGATATTCAAGAGTTAACAAGAGATGATCTGAACGAACTTCTGCCAGGCCTTGAGCATTTCAAACTTAGGAAGAAGATCAGTGAACTTCTAACCCAATCTAAACAG GACACAGATAAACCTATCGATTTCATTCTTAACGAGATTAGGAAATTCCTTCTAGCTGTTGTCATGAAGA ATGCACTTGTTCCTGAGGGAGTGTTACATGGCTACGTCCCTATTCTTAAAGATTTGAAGAAGCAGCTGGCCAAAGCCGTGCACTTCATTCAGGAACACATTGAACTGCTTGAGAGCTACAATAAAGAAGAGCCCATGGAGGCTGAGGGCAATGTTGTGTTCCCATCAGCTGACTCTGCTACAGCAGGAAACCAGCTATCCAATGTTGCAG TACATAAGCAATCTGTTGAAGGCGCTTCAGAACGACCAG CCTTAGGTGCTGTAGACCCCAAACGACCAAGAACAGATCTACCCACCAGTG ATAGTTCCTCATCAGTACCTGGTAACATCCAGGCCCCAAAAGAAAAGGAAGGAAAAGAACCTGGAAGTTGGAATTTTTTCAGCAGATCTGTAACAAAACATTTGCCGG AAGTTAAAGTCTATTCCCAAGTGTGTGGAAAAACCCTGAACGCTCACCTTGCACTCATGAAACAAGTGGAGGATCTGGGACTTAAACGAAAGGAGACCAGTGTAGAGGACTGCCAAGTCATAATGGTCTTCTGTCCTGTTGTATCTCGTGTGGGAACTGACATTGAGGCTGCCATGAGCCAAGTTCCAG GTAACACAGATGCCATTCTAGTGGTGATGCACCATACCTTTGATCGCTACTTTGTCACAGAGCAGAGATCTGCATCTCACTACAACAACGTAGTAGAGAAAGTTCATGTTCTCTTCCATGACTCTGTGGGACTTCTGCATTGTAAAACAAATGATATTGCAGTGACTCTCATACATAAGGCCTTACTGAAATACAACAGCAGTCCTTAG
- the LOC112217640 gene encoding uncharacterized protein LOC112217640 isoform X3, with protein MSQARTMSLEKPNRSLSPDAACALTKWRTATFFTILTGNTLPTHEEINRCLTTKGLTVVTSLEESDVILAFCPIVSRAGTDIEAALEQIPVLHHTLDPDYTVPNSSRLVTRGDEILTVDCLFHENQGLLECPRNEEAILKILDRTKIQPKNDEVWELIREEEASDAPEQENLEARTMSLEEQIRGLSPVAASALARARIKEDIDIQELTRDDLNELLPGLEHFKLRKKISELLTQSKQDTDKPIDFILNEIRKFLLAVVMKNALVPEGVLHGYVPILKDLKKQLAKAVHFIQEHIELLESYNKEEPMEAEGNVVFPSADSATAGNQLSNVAVHKQSVEGASERPALGAVDPKRPRTDLPTSDSSSSVPGNIQAPKEKEGKEPGSWNFFSRSVTKHLPEVKVYSQVCGKTLNAHLALMKQVEDLGLKRKETSVEDCQVIMVFCPVVSRVGTDIEAAMSQVPGNTDAILVVMHHTFDRYFVTEQRSASHYNNVVEKVHVLFHDSVGLLHCKTNDIAVTLIHKALLKYNSSP; from the exons ATGAGTCAG GCAAGGACAATGAGTTTGGAAAAGCCAAACAGGAGCCTCTCACCAGATGCAGCATGTGCCCTTACAA AGTGGAGGACGGCGACATTCTTCACCATTCTGACTGGGAATACTCTGCCGACTCATGAGGAAATCAATCGCTGTCTCACTACAAAAGGTTTAACTGTAGTGACGTCACTAGAGGAGAGTGATGTCATCCTGGCTTTCTGTCCCATTGTCTCTCGTGCTGGGACTGATATTGAAGCAGCACTGGAGCAGATTCCAG TGCTGCATCACACCTTAGATCCAGACTACACTGTACCTAACAGTAGCAGACTAGTGACCAGAGGTGATGAAATACTCACAGTGGACTGTCTCTTCCATGAGAACCAGGGACTACTGGAGTGTCCTCGCAATGAAGAAGCAATTCTAAAGATTCTGGACAGGACAAAAATACAGCCAAAG AATGATGAGGTCTGGGAACTAATCAGAGAAGAAGAAGCCAGTGATGCCCCTGAGCAGGAAAACCTAGAG GCAAGGACAATGAGTTTGGAAGAGCAAATCAGGGGCCTCTCACCAGTTGCAGCATCTGCCCTTGCAA GAGCTAGAATTAAAGAGGACATTGATATTCAAGAGTTAACAAGAGATGATCTGAACGAACTTCTGCCAGGCCTTGAGCATTTCAAACTTAGGAAGAAGATCAGTGAACTTCTAACCCAATCTAAACAG GACACAGATAAACCTATCGATTTCATTCTTAACGAGATTAGGAAATTCCTTCTAGCTGTTGTCATGAAGA ATGCACTTGTTCCTGAGGGAGTGTTACATGGCTACGTCCCTATTCTTAAAGATTTGAAGAAGCAGCTGGCCAAAGCCGTGCACTTCATTCAGGAACACATTGAACTGCTTGAGAGCTACAATAAAGAAGAGCCCATGGAGGCTGAGGGCAATGTTGTGTTCCCATCAGCTGACTCTGCTACAGCAGGAAACCAGCTATCCAATGTTGCAG TACATAAGCAATCTGTTGAAGGCGCTTCAGAACGACCAG CCTTAGGTGCTGTAGACCCCAAACGACCAAGAACAGATCTACCCACCAGTG ATAGTTCCTCATCAGTACCTGGTAACATCCAGGCCCCAAAAGAAAAGGAAGGAAAAGAACCTGGAAGTTGGAATTTTTTCAGCAGATCTGTAACAAAACATTTGCCGG AAGTTAAAGTCTATTCCCAAGTGTGTGGAAAAACCCTGAACGCTCACCTTGCACTCATGAAACAAGTGGAGGATCTGGGACTTAAACGAAAGGAGACCAGTGTAGAGGACTGCCAAGTCATAATGGTCTTCTGTCCTGTTGTATCTCGTGTGGGAACTGACATTGAGGCTGCCATGAGCCAAGTTCCAG GTAACACAGATGCCATTCTAGTGGTGATGCACCATACCTTTGATCGCTACTTTGTCACAGAGCAGAGATCTGCATCTCACTACAACAACGTAGTAGAGAAAGTTCATGTTCTCTTCCATGACTCTGTGGGACTTCTGCATTGTAAAACAAATGATATTGCAGTGACTCTCATACATAAGGCCTTACTGAAATACAACAGCAGTCCTTAG
- the LOC112217640 gene encoding uncharacterized protein LOC112217640 isoform X2 encodes MSQARTMSLEKPNRSLSPDAACALTKWRTATFFTILTGNTLPTHEEINRCLTTKGLTVVTSLEESDVILAFCPIVSRAGTDIEAALEQIPAGKPVILVVLHHTLDPDYTVPNSSRLVTRGDEILTVDCLFHENQGLLECPRNEEAILKILDRTKIQPKNDEVWELIREEEASDAPEQENLEARTMSLEEQIRGLSPVAASALARARIKEDIDIQELTRDDLNELLPGLEHFKLRKKISELLTQSKQDTDKPIDFILNEIRKFLLAVVMKNALVPEGVLHGYVPILKDLKKQLAKAVHFIQEHIELLESYNKEEPMEAEGNVVFPSADSATAGNQLSNVAVHKQSVEGASERPALGAVDPKRPRTDLPTSDSSSSVPGNIQAPKEKEGKEPGSWNFFSRSVTKHLPVKVYSQVCGKTLNAHLALMKQVEDLGLKRKETSVEDCQVIMVFCPVVSRVGTDIEAAMSQVPGNTDAILVVMHHTFDRYFVTEQRSASHYNNVVEKVHVLFHDSVGLLHCKTNDIAVTLIHKALLKYNSSP; translated from the exons ATGAGTCAG GCAAGGACAATGAGTTTGGAAAAGCCAAACAGGAGCCTCTCACCAGATGCAGCATGTGCCCTTACAA AGTGGAGGACGGCGACATTCTTCACCATTCTGACTGGGAATACTCTGCCGACTCATGAGGAAATCAATCGCTGTCTCACTACAAAAGGTTTAACTGTAGTGACGTCACTAGAGGAGAGTGATGTCATCCTGGCTTTCTGTCCCATTGTCTCTCGTGCTGGGACTGATATTGAAGCAGCACTGGAGCAGATTCCAG CTGGTAAACCTGTCATCCTGGTAGTGCTGCATCACACCTTAGATCCAGACTACACTGTACCTAACAGTAGCAGACTAGTGACCAGAGGTGATGAAATACTCACAGTGGACTGTCTCTTCCATGAGAACCAGGGACTACTGGAGTGTCCTCGCAATGAAGAAGCAATTCTAAAGATTCTGGACAGGACAAAAATACAGCCAAAG AATGATGAGGTCTGGGAACTAATCAGAGAAGAAGAAGCCAGTGATGCCCCTGAGCAGGAAAACCTAGAG GCAAGGACAATGAGTTTGGAAGAGCAAATCAGGGGCCTCTCACCAGTTGCAGCATCTGCCCTTGCAA GAGCTAGAATTAAAGAGGACATTGATATTCAAGAGTTAACAAGAGATGATCTGAACGAACTTCTGCCAGGCCTTGAGCATTTCAAACTTAGGAAGAAGATCAGTGAACTTCTAACCCAATCTAAACAG GACACAGATAAACCTATCGATTTCATTCTTAACGAGATTAGGAAATTCCTTCTAGCTGTTGTCATGAAGA ATGCACTTGTTCCTGAGGGAGTGTTACATGGCTACGTCCCTATTCTTAAAGATTTGAAGAAGCAGCTGGCCAAAGCCGTGCACTTCATTCAGGAACACATTGAACTGCTTGAGAGCTACAATAAAGAAGAGCCCATGGAGGCTGAGGGCAATGTTGTGTTCCCATCAGCTGACTCTGCTACAGCAGGAAACCAGCTATCCAATGTTGCAG TACATAAGCAATCTGTTGAAGGCGCTTCAGAACGACCAG CCTTAGGTGCTGTAGACCCCAAACGACCAAGAACAGATCTACCCACCAGTG ATAGTTCCTCATCAGTACCTGGTAACATCCAGGCCCCAAAAGAAAAGGAAGGAAAAGAACCTGGAAGTTGGAATTTTTTCAGCAGATCTGTAACAAAACATTTGCCGG TTAAAGTCTATTCCCAAGTGTGTGGAAAAACCCTGAACGCTCACCTTGCACTCATGAAACAAGTGGAGGATCTGGGACTTAAACGAAAGGAGACCAGTGTAGAGGACTGCCAAGTCATAATGGTCTTCTGTCCTGTTGTATCTCGTGTGGGAACTGACATTGAGGCTGCCATGAGCCAAGTTCCAG GTAACACAGATGCCATTCTAGTGGTGATGCACCATACCTTTGATCGCTACTTTGTCACAGAGCAGAGATCTGCATCTCACTACAACAACGTAGTAGAGAAAGTTCATGTTCTCTTCCATGACTCTGTGGGACTTCTGCATTGTAAAACAAATGATATTGCAGTGACTCTCATACATAAGGCCTTACTGAAATACAACAGCAGTCCTTAG